The DNA segment GATATGCTTGATGCCACGTTCCTGAGCTCCTTCGAGCCAGTACTTGCTGCACTTGACGATATCGAGCTTGCCATTGGGATCGTCGGCTGGGCAGTGGCGGCCCGTCTTATCGTGCGAACCAGTTCCATGCACGCTGCCGTCGTTCTGCGCGACATGGAAGTCGATGGTCCACTTCCGCAACGCATTGGTCATTTCGGTGTAAGCCGCCCAGAACTCTTCTTCGGTGTAGCCTTCCTTCAGCAGTGCGTGCTCAGGTGCGTTGTACCCTAACAGATACAAGTACGTGTGGGCCAAGTCGGCCTGGAAGCCTACCGTTTCTGGCATGCCAACTGCTTCGAGCAATTCGACAATATTCTTCCACGAGTGCATCGCCCCCCAGCAGATTTCTCCTTCCGCAGCCAAACGCTCGCCGTTATCGGCAGCGACCTTGCCGGCTTCTTTGAAGGTTTCGGCAATCTTAGCCGTGTTGCCTGCTGGATCGGCTGACCACGCTTCGACACCGGAAGCGGAATCGATACGGATGACACCATACTTCCGCACGCCATGTTCGTTGAAGATCTTGGCGATACGGCAAGCTTTCTTCACGGCAAGCACGAAGTTGCTGCGTTCTTCGTCGGTCCCCATTGCTGGACCACCGACCGTGCCTGGCCAAATGGGTGCGACCAACGAACCGATAGCCAGATCGTGCGAAGCGACCAAGTCGGCGATTCGCTTCAACTCGTCATCGGAAGCGTCAGGATCGGTATGTGGGTGAAAGAGGAAGTAGTCGATACCGTCAAACTTCACGCCATCCACTTCCGCGCCGGCAGTCAGCTCGAGCATGCGTTCTAAGCTGATCGGCGGATGGTCGGTACCTTCTTCTTTACCGACCAAGCCAGGCCACATCGCGTTATGAAGTTTCGGGGACGAGTTAGGATGCTCACTCATGAGGAGGACTCCGATGGAGGTTTTATGCGGGAAAGGGTGAAAAATCTTCCTCTGGTCGCTCTGTAACCTTGGTGGCCAAATTTCGAAGAAGATTTAGCCACAGAAAGATTCGTTTGCTTCTATCTATTATGAAAGGCGCACCTATTAACATTCGTCGCCGATTGCAGGGGGCCAAGGAGCCGGAACATGGACGGGCAGAGGGGCAGGCTCCTCTTTGCATGTTCATGAGTTAGGAGTAGTCCAGAGGGCGCCCCAAGCCGTATAGGGAATCGCCAGTTTTAACAAGTTTTATTCGCCTGACAAGTAAATGACTCTGATTTCACGCCGTCAGTGCTGGAAAGCAGGGCCTAATCTCCTTATGTTAGCGGATAATTCTCCATTACCACCTAAGCCATCTTTGAGTGACAACAACAAGACGGAGCTGCCGCCATGAGCAATCGCTGGATTCTGAGTGAATACGATGTCGAGTCTGCTTTCCAGCAACCGGCCCCATTTCTCAAAACCCTTAAATCACACGGCTTGGCGGTCACTCATACTCGCTTGATCGGCGGACGTCGCGACGGGGTCGAACTGCTAACCGTTAACAACGGCGATTTCTCCTTTACCACCATCCCAACCCGTGGTATGGGCATTCATCAAGCCAAACACGGAGAAACGCGAATCGGCTGGACCTCGCCCGTTGAAGGCCCGGTTCACCCGCGATTCGTTCCTTTGGCCGAGCCCAGCGGACTGGGTTGGCTGGACGGCATGGACGAGTTAATCGTTCGCTGCGGCTTAGAAAGCAACGGAGCGCCGGAATTCGATGCGGAAACCAACCGCTTGAAGTACCCGCTGCATGGGCGAATTGCCAACCAGCCTACCGAAGACGTGGTCGTGGTCGTCTCAGAAGATGGCGAACTTTGTATCAGTGGGGAAGTGCGAGAAACACGATTCCTCTGTTACAACGTTGCCCTAAAGACCGAAATCCGCACGAAGTCTGGTGAGAACGGTTTTCGAATTCGAGACTCCATCGTTAATCGCTCGGCCCAGGCAACCACGGCCCAGATGCTCTATCACATCAATCTAGGCGCCCCAATCTTGGGCGAGGGAGCCTCGGTGGTTTGTCCTGCCGTTGAAATCTGCCCCCGCAACGACCATGCGGCCAGCGGGATTACCGATTGGTCTACCTATTCCGGTCCGACCGATGGTTACCAGGAACAGGTCTACTTCATGCAGTTTGCTGGAGACGAAAACGGCCAAACATCGGCCTTACTCAAGAACGCCGCTGGCGACCAAGGGGTCTCCGTGCACTTCAACGTCAAGCAACTTCCCTGCTTTAGCCTCTGGAAGTATACGGCAGCCGAGCAAGATGGCTACGTAACCGGCCTTGAACCGGCGACCAATTATCCGAACCCGCGATCTTTTGAAGAGAAACAAGGTCGGGTCGTCCAACTTGCCCCAGGTACCAGTTACGACATCGACCTGGCACTGCGATTCCATCCCGATACGGCCAGCGTTGAAGCGGCTGAAAAAGCAATCGTGGCTCTGACGGAAGGAACCGAAGCCAAAGTTCACCGGATGCCGCAAGCAAGTTGGTGCAGCTAGTCGGTGCATATTAATCGCGACGCGCAAGACCCCGCAGGAAGATTTCGCTACGGGGCTGAGTGACCAAGACTCAGCGCGTCTCCTGCGCGAATCACTTTACCGCACAGTACGCCCCAAAACAAGCATTCGCATGCAGTACGTCGATCTGCTGGAAGCCGACTTCTCGGCAAAGATTGATTTGGTAGGCCAGGCTGCGGGGGGTGTCCTCCTTTTCGATGTAATCAAAAACGGCCTGGCGATAGTCATCGTCGCGCAGCTCTCGTAAATAATCGCCATAACGCTCCCACTGCACGGCGTGAACCGCCGGAATATCGTGTCCGATCAAATCACTCACCAGCAGCATTCCCCCCGGCTGCATGATGCGGTAGATCTTGGCGAATGCCTGCTTCCAATCGTCGTCATCACGTAAGTGATGCAGCACAGCGGCGGCCATTACGATATCGAAATGGGAATCTGGCAGCGTAACGTCGCGAAAATCGCCACAATGCGTTTCGACATGCGTGGCACTACTTTCCCCCAGCCGCTCGGCTGCGCGCGTCAACATGGGCTGACTCAAATCGACTAGTGTGCATGCTAAGTTCGGCTTTCGTTTCAGCAGTTGCAGCGTGTAGTTTCCAGCACCACAACCAATATCAAGCACCGTGGCTGCGTCAGGAAGATGTGTGGCCGCGACCTGAGTAATTAAATCCAAGACGAGCGGCGCGTCTATGGTCGCGGACTGGCCCGTTTCTAGATTGGAAAAACGCTCGACATCGTTATCAAAGCGGGCACGAATTTCCTCGACCGTGGACTTACGGGTTTCACTCACAAATCACCTTTCATGCTAAGATGCAAAAGAACTTACCAGCAGAGACCGAAAAAGCTTGTCTCAGGTTCGCCGCGCGATGCAACCGTTATTGCCCGCATGAAGAGTTTCGCAAAAGGACAAAGCGAAAAGGTGCCAGCATCTTTTCTTCTTTTGACGATTGGGCCAAGCCGATAAAATACAGCAGTCACATCGGAGGACGCCCCCAACGCTCCGCTCCTCTTCCCAACCCCAATCTTACCCTGAGGCACGCGACGGATGGAGAACGTACTCACCGTGATTCTTGCTGGCGGCAAGGGATCACGCTTAGAACCCCTCACACGGGATCGGGCCAAACCAGCTGTTCCTTTTGGCGGCGTCTATCGAATTATCGACTTCGCCTTGTCCAACTGTTTGAACAGTGGATTTCGGCAGGTTCAACTATTAACGCAGTATAAAGCTCAAAGCTTAGACCGACACATCAACGTCGGTTGGCAGCGGTACTTCTGCCGCGAACTGAATGAATTCATCGATGTCGTTCCGCCCCAACAACGCATCGACG comes from the Bremerella cremea genome and includes:
- a CDS encoding sugar phosphate isomerase/epimerase family protein, encoding MSEHPNSSPKLHNAMWPGLVGKEEGTDHPPISLERMLELTAGAEVDGVKFDGIDYFLFHPHTDPDASDDELKRIADLVASHDLAIGSLVAPIWPGTVGGPAMGTDEERSNFVLAVKKACRIAKIFNEHGVRKYGVIRIDSASGVEAWSADPAGNTAKIAETFKEAGKVAADNGERLAAEGEICWGAMHSWKNIVELLEAVGMPETVGFQADLAHTYLYLLGYNAPEHALLKEGYTEEEFWAAYTEMTNALRKWTIDFHVAQNDGSVHGTGSHDKTGRHCPADDPNGKLDIVKCSKYWLEGAQERGIKHICWDGCMFPNEMLEKQETWNTILDAMIKVRDECGWN
- a CDS encoding aldose 1-epimerase family protein — translated: MSNRWILSEYDVESAFQQPAPFLKTLKSHGLAVTHTRLIGGRRDGVELLTVNNGDFSFTTIPTRGMGIHQAKHGETRIGWTSPVEGPVHPRFVPLAEPSGLGWLDGMDELIVRCGLESNGAPEFDAETNRLKYPLHGRIANQPTEDVVVVVSEDGELCISGEVRETRFLCYNVALKTEIRTKSGENGFRIRDSIVNRSAQATTAQMLYHINLGAPILGEGASVVCPAVEICPRNDHAASGITDWSTYSGPTDGYQEQVYFMQFAGDENGQTSALLKNAAGDQGVSVHFNVKQLPCFSLWKYTAAEQDGYVTGLEPATNYPNPRSFEEKQGRVVQLAPGTSYDIDLALRFHPDTASVEAAEKAIVALTEGTEAKVHRMPQASWCS
- a CDS encoding class I SAM-dependent methyltransferase, which codes for MSETRKSTVEEIRARFDNDVERFSNLETGQSATIDAPLVLDLITQVAATHLPDAATVLDIGCGAGNYTLQLLKRKPNLACTLVDLSQPMLTRAAERLGESSATHVETHCGDFRDVTLPDSHFDIVMAAAVLHHLRDDDDWKQAFAKIYRIMQPGGMLLVSDLIGHDIPAVHAVQWERYGDYLRELRDDDYRQAVFDYIEKEDTPRSLAYQINLCREVGFQQIDVLHANACFGAYCAVK